The Psychroflexus sp. ALD_RP9 region AATGGAAAATGACTGGCGAAACAAAAAAAATTGGTCAATACACCGTTTTTAAAGCAATAGCTACAAAAAGTGTTGATGAATTTGATTGGCGAAGTATGCGAAGAAAAAAGGATGATTCTGAAAAAAAGAAAGATTCAATTGCAAATAAGTCTAATCAGGACCCATTTAATCAAGTCGAAGTACCTGAAAGTATAGAAATTACAGCTTGGTATACACCTCAAATCCCTGTAAGCCACGGACCATCAACTTACTGGGGATTACCTGGATTAATTCTAGAAATTAATGCCGATAGAACCACAATTTTGTGTAAAAAAATTATCATTAATCCTCAAGAAGAGATCAATATCAATAAACCAGAAAAAGGAGATATTGTAACTCAGACCGAATACAATAAAATTATCAAGAAAAAGATGGAAGAGATGCGCGAAATGTATCGCGGTCGTAGACGCTAAATAATGAAGCTACTTTTTTTATCTAATTAAACCACTCTACCTTATGAAACTATTTCTCAAACTTGCTTTATATTTAGTTTTTAGCACTTCAATCGCACAAGTTACATTTCAAGGAAAAGTAATTGATAGTCTTGGCACTCCTTTAGAAATGGCTAATGTAATAGCAATAGACACAACCACGAAATTAATGGAATCTTATGCCATCACCAATAAAATGGGAGATTTTAAACTTAGTTTAAAATCTAACCAAGTGTATAATATTCAAGCAAGTTATGTTGGTATGAAAACAGCCGAATTTAACTTAACAACCAAATCTGAATCGATTAAGCGAGACATCAAATTATACCTTGACAATGCGTTAGACGAAGTACAATTAGTTTATGAAATGCCTGTTGAAATACGCGGTGACACACTTGTTTATAACGCAGATTCATTTAAAAATGGTACAGAACGTAAACTTGAAGATATTTTAAAAAAACTACCCGGAATTGAAGTTAATGATGATGGTGAGATTGAAGTTGAAGGTCAACGCGTACAAAAAGTAATGGTAGATGGGAAAGATTTTTTTGATGGAGACTCTAAACTTGCCTCTAAAAATATTCCTTCAAATGCTGTAGACAAAGTCCAAGTTTTAAAAAACTATGGTGAAGTTGGTCAACTCAGAGGTGTTCAAAACAATCAAGATAATTATGCGATAAATATAAAATTAAAAGAAGGCAAAGAAAATTTTTGGTTTGGAGACATTAAAGCTGGTGGTGGATATACAGAAGCTAATGGCTTATACATTTTTCAGCCCAAACTTTTTTACTACAGCCCAAACTATAGTATTAACTTTATAGGTGATGTTAATAATTTAGGTGAAGTTGCTTTTACCCGTCGTGATTATTTTAACTTTAGTGGTGGCTTTAGAATGCCAAGTCGCCAGAGTGGCACGAATATAGATTTAGGAAGTAATAATCTAGGATTCTTAAGTTTACAAAATGACCGTGCAGCCGATATTGAATCGCAATTTGCAGCTGCTAACCTTAGTTATTCACCAAAAAAAACACTTGATTTAAGCGGTTTTGCAATTTACTCTGGCAATACAACGCGAATTATTGAAAACAACTCGGTGATTTACACAGATAACGATTTAAATATCCCAGACGAAATCACAAATAATAATACGCTACAAGAAAGCCAACTGGGTATGTTGAAATTATCTGCTAAGTATAAGCCTGATGTTAATAATCAATTAGACTATGATGTTGTTGCAAAAACTTCTAGAGAAGAACAAACACAAGACTTCTTTTCTTCTGTAGTTGGGGAAATTGATCAAATTGAAGAAATTAACCCATTTAGCATCAACCAAAACCTCAACTATTATTACACACATAATGAAGACAATATTTTTGCTTTTGAAGCACAGCATTTAATACAAGATGAAGACCCATTTTACAATGCCATTTTACGCAATAAAGATTCATACGTTACAACGGCAAACGGTATCGGGCTAGACAACCTTCAATCTAACTATAACGTAGCTCAAGAAAAACGTGTGCAATCAAATCAGTTAGATGCAAAATTAGATTATTGGAATATTCTTAATAAAAAAAGTCACTTAAACTTAACAGTCGGAAGTATTTTGAGTAGACAAGAGTTTAATTCAGAAATCTTTCAATTTTTAGATGATAATTCTCAATTTGAACCTGTGCCTGTCAATACAGACTTATCAAATATTAATGATATAACATACAACTTTACTGATTTATATCTTGGCGTGCATTACAAGTTGAAGTCTGGTATTTTCACGTTCACACCAGGCTTTTCAGCTCATGCTTATAGTTGGAACAACACACAGTTTAATGAAAAATATAAAGACGATTTTTATAGAATTTTGCCAGATTTGAACATTCGTGTACAATTAAAAAAGAGTGAACGTATTATTTTTAATTACCGAATGCAAACACAATTTACAGATGTAACAAACTTAGCTGAAGGCTTAGTACTTAATCGTTACAACTCGCTTTATTCAGGTAATAGAGCTTTAGACAATGCATTTTCGCACAATGTAAATCTGAGTTACTTCAGTTTTAATCTATTTAATTACACCAATGTCTTTGGCAGTTTAAATTACAATAAGCGTATCGATCAAATTAGAAATTTAACAAATTTTGAAAGTGTTATCAGAACAAACTCTCCTTTTAACTCTGACTTTGCAGATGAAAACTTCTCGGCTAACGGTCGTTTTCAAAGAAGTTTTGGTAAACTTAGAGCAAGCGTTGGCGGTAACTTCAATTATTCAAAATTCAACCAATTTATACAAGGAGAACGTTCAGTTAACGAAAATTATTCGCAAACTTACAATGCTGAACTGAGAACAAACTTCAGAGATGCTCCAAACTTTGAAATTGCATATCGATATAGCATTCAAGATAATGATCAAGGAAATAGACGTACCAAATTTTACACAAACTCTCCTTCAGTTAGTTTTGATGCATTAATATTTAAAACACTAACTTTTAAAACTGATTATGCTTACAATAATTTTAGTGATGAAGATGGTACTTTGAATAGTTTTGAGTTTTGGAATGCAAGCTTAAGCTATCGTAAAAATGCTGATAGTAAATTAGAATATGAACTTAAAGCCACTAACCTACTTGACACAGACCGGCAAAGCCAAAGTACAAATTCTAACATTTCAGTAAGCGCTAGCGAATATTTCATACAACCAAGATTTATTTCTTTTCGCTTAATTTATAGTTTATAGAATATAAATTTTTACAAAAAAAAAGCGCTTTTGAAATCAAAGGCGCTTTTTTAATCGGTAAAACTTCAATTTTAGTTTTGCATGTATTTTTGAAAAATTGGCATCATTTCCATAGACATTTCTTGGCCTATTTGCATTGAAGCTTGAAATATTTCATCTTGACCTTCAAGCATTTTCTTACCTAAGTCTGTGTTATAAAACTCAAGCATAGCTTTAATTTCTTCATGAGAATAAACCTCAATTGCTTTTTTAGCTAGTTTTTCATACATATCATCTAAAACTGGCTGCAAATCTTTTTTAAAATCAGCTACTTTATCTTCTGGTATCTGCATATAAAGTGGCTCTAAAGCTGTTTCAACTGTGTTGTTGGACATCTTCATCATTTTAACAGCATCTTTTAAATGTGCAGAATCTACGTCTTGTGCAAAGCCGAAACTAACGACACATAACATTGCTAATAGTACTAACTTTTTCATGGTATAAAAATAATTAAATGGTTACGTTTTCTTGAAATAACGGCTTTTCAGACATCATAAGGTGAACATCTTGCTTAATTTGTTCTAAAATAGCTTCGTCTTGGTAATTAATAATTGCTTGATCTATAAAGTTTACTACTTGTTTCATATCAGCTTCAAGTAGACCTCGAGTAGTAACAGCTGGTGTACCAACTCGAATACCAGAAGTTACAAAAGGTGATTGCGTATCAAATGGCACCATATTTTTGTTAACTGTAATTCCTGCTTTACCTAAAGCTGCTTCTGCTTCTTTGCCTGTAATATTTTTGTTTCTTAAATCAATTAGCATCATATGGTTGTCTGTGCCACCAGAAATAAGTTTATAATCCTTGGCCACAAACTCAGTAGCCATGGCCTGTGCATTTTTAACCACTTGCTTTTGATAGTGTAAAAAATCATCAGTTAATGCTTCTCCAAAAGCAACTGCTTTGGCCGCAATAATATGCTCTAGAGGTCCACCTTGATTTCCAGGAAACACACCACTATCTAAAAGGCTAGACATTTTTTTAAGCTTACCGCTTTTTAGTTTTAAGCCAAATGGATTTTCAAAATCTTTCCCCATTAAAATAATTCCTCCTCGAGGACCACGTATGGTTTTGTGTGTGGTTGAAGTAACTATATGGCAATGTTCAACTGGGCTTTGCAACAAACCTGTTGCTATTAAACCAGCAGGATGAGCCATGTCAGCTAACAATAAAGCGCCTACTTCATCGGCTATTTCTCTGAATTTTTTATAATCAATCTCTCTAGAATAAGCTGAAGCGCCTGCAATAATTAATTGTGGTTTTTCTTTTACGGCAACTTCTCTTACCTGATTGTAATCTATAAGACCAGTATTTTCATCAACACCGTAAAATACGGGTTGATAAAGTTTACCTGAGAAGTTTACCGGCGAACCATGTGTTAAATGACCGCCATGTGCTAAATCAAATCCTAAAATTTTATCGCCTGGTTTTAAAACGACAGAAAAAACTGCTGTATTAGCTTGTGAACCTGAGTGAGGTTGAACATTTGCATAATCAGCATTAAATAACTTTTTAAGACGATCTTTAGCCAAATCTTCAACTTGATCTACCACTTCGCAGCCGCCGTAATAACGTTTACCAGGATAACCTTCTGCATACTTATTAGTTAAAACTGAGCCTGCCGCAGCTAAAACATCTTGAGAAACAAAATTTTCACTTGCGATAAGTTCTAAACCATTTTTTTGGCGTTCTTCTTCGGCAAAAATTAAATCTAAAACCGCTTTATCTTTCATCATTGTATTAAATCGTTAATTTAAGTCAAAAATAAGAAAAGCATTTAGTAAATTCACATAAAATAATATATTTGAAGAAACATTAATAAATTTATAATTAAATTACAGCATATGTCTTTAGAAGCTAACAATCCTAACAGGGAAACTTGGTTAGATATTTCAGAAAACACAGATTTCCCCATTCAAAATATTCCATTTGGTGTGTTTTTAACACGTGATGATATTATCACTATCGGAACTCGAATTGGTGATTACGCTATTGATTTAGGTGCGCTACATCAATTAGGCTATTTTGATGGCATACCACTTACAGACGATATTTTCTTACAGGATACTTTAAACGATTTTATTGCCGATGGTAGAAAAACCTGGCGCTCTGTAAGAAATCGAATAGCTGAGATTTTTGATAAAAAAAATGATGTTTTAAAAAATAATGAAGAACATCGTAAAATAATTTTATTTACCCTTGACGAAATCGAAATGCAAATGCCTGTTCAAGTAGGTGATTACACAGATTTCTACTCAAGTAAAGAACACGCTACCAATGTAGGGAAAATGTTTAGAGATCCTGACAATGCACTTCTACCAAACTGGCTACACATGCCTGTTGGTTATCATGGCAGAAGCTCATCAATTGTACCTAGTGGAATTCCTTTACACAGACCACAAGGCCAAAAACTGCCTAAAGGCGCTGATAAACCAATTTATGGACCGTCAAGATTACTAGATTTTGAATTAGAAATGGCCTTTGTAACAACCGCTGGAAATCATTTAGGTGAACCAATTCGTGTAAATGAAGCAGAAGATTATATTTTCGGAATGGTTATTTTCAATGACTGGAGTGCACGTGATATTCAAAAATGGGAATATGTACCTCTAGGACCATTTTTGGGTAAAAACTTTGGTTCGTCTGTTTCACCTTGGATAGTCACACTCGATGCACTAGAACCTTTTAGAACTGAAGGACCAAAACCTGAACAAGAACTTTTACCTTATTTACAAAGTGAAGGAAAAAAGAGTTTTGATATTGATTTAGAAGTTGCCATTAGACCGGATAAAGAGCCTGAAGAAACCGTCGTGTCTCGCTCTAACTTTAAATATATGTATTGGAATATGAGTCAGCAATTAGCTCACCACACCGTAAATGGTTGTAATATTAATAGTGGCGATATGTTAGCGAGTGGAACAATCTCAGGACCAACTCCAGACTCTTATGGCTCTATGCTTGAGCTAAGTTGGCGTGGCTCTAAACCATTGAAATTAAAAAATGGTCAAGAAAGAAAATTTATAGAAGACCATGACACCGTTATTATGAGAGCGCATTGTCATAACCATGAAGTTAGAATTGGTTTTGGAGAAGTTTCAACTAAAATTTTACCAGTATTTAAAGATTAGCACTTTAAGTTCTATGAGTTTACAACATTTAAATCGTCTTTTAACAAGGCGATTTTTTTGGTTTAATTCAAACTATAATTTTAATGACAAACTTGTATTGTTATCTTTGCAAATTCAATTTAATAACTCATGAAAATTTCCTACAACTGGTTAAAACAATTTATAAAAACAGATGCTTCTGCTGAAGAAACTGAACAATTATTAACCAACCTTGGACTTGAAGTTGAAGGTATTTCGAAATATGAATCAATCCCAGGGCAACTTAAAGGATTAATTGTTGGAGAAGTTATAGAATGCCAGCAACATCCAAATGCAGATCGACTTAAACTTACTCAAGTTAATTTAGGGTCTAAAACCGTACAAATTGTTTGTGGTGCTCCAAACGTTGCAAAAGGGCAAAAAGTACCTGTAGCTACCGTAGGCACGACATTATATAATGCTGATGAGCCTTGGACTATTAAAAAAGGGAAACTTCGTGGAGAAGTTAGTGAAGGTATGATTTGTGCTGAAGATGAAATTGGTCTCGGTGCTAGCCATGATGGAATTATGGTTTTAGACGAAAAACTAGAAGTTGGCACACCACTTTCTCAAATTTTCGAGGTTGAAGTAGATGATGTTTTTGAAATTGGCCTAACTCCTAATCGTGCAGATGCCATGAGCCATTGGGGCGTTGCTAGAGACTTACGAGCTGGTTTAATTCAAAAAGAAATTAATACAGCTATAGACACACCTTCAACTAGTAATTTTCATGTAGAAGACAGAAGTAAACGTATTTCAGTTGAAGTTAAAAACCCTAAACTTGCGCCAAGATATAGTTCTGTTAGCATTTCAGGTGTGAGTGTAAAACCTTCACCTGATTGGCTACAAAATAGGCTTAAAGCAATTGGCATTAAACCCATAAATAATATTGTAGACACAACTAATTATGTCATGCATGAACTAGGTCAACCGCTACATGCTTTTGATGCTGATTTTATTAAAGATCAAAAAATAATTGTAAAAACAGTAGAAAAAGGCACAAAATTTACAACACTTGATGGCGTAGAACGCGAACTTGACAGCGAAGATTTAATGATTTGTGATGCCGAAAAACCACTTTGTATTGCTGGCGTTTATGGTGGTCTAAATTCTGGCGTAAAAGATAATACAACATCAGTTTTTTTAGAAAGTGCTTATTTTAACTCTGTAAGCATTCGTAAAACTGCCAAAAGACATGGCTTAAATACAGATGCTTCATTTAGATATGAAAGAGGAATCGATCCTAACATTACCAAATACGCCCTGAGAAGAGCCGCTATTTTAATTCAACAGCTTGCTGGCGGAAAAGTGAGTAGTGATGTCGATGACTTTTACCCGAAAAAAATTGAAGATTTTCAGGTCTTTTTAAGTTTTGATAAAATAAACCGATTAATTGGTGAAGATATACATACAGAAACAATTAAATCTATATTAGCTTCACTAGAAATTAAAGTTAATAATGTAACTGAAAGCGGTCTTGGTCTAACTATTCCTGCTTATCGTGTTGATGTACAGAGAGAAGTTGATGTAATTGAAGAGATCCTCCGTGTTTACGGCTATAACTCAATTGATACAGATAGCAAATTTACAGTTTCAGTTGCTAACACATCAAAATTTGATGACTATAAAATTCAAAACCTAATTGCAAACCAACTTGTAGCTCAAGGTTTTAGCGAAACCATGGCAAACTCACTTACAAAAAGCAGTTATATTGAGTTATCTGAACAAATTAATGAGCATCATAATGTAAACATTATCAATCCATTAAGTCAAGATTTAAGTGTTTTAAGACAGTCCATGCTATTTTCTGGATTAGAATCAGTTAGTTATAATTTAAATCGAAATAACTTAGATTTAAAGTTATTTGAGTTTGGAAAAACTTACCATAAATATAAAAACCACGAAGAGCATAAACATTTAAGTTTATTTTTAACAGGAAATAGAACACCAGATTCATGGCTTAATACCCAAAAACCAACTGATTTCTTCTATCTAAAAGGCATTATTGAAAGTATATTAGAACGTCTAAACATCGATTTTAATATAGTTGCTTCAACTGATAATGACTGTATTAGCGAAGGTGTCTTATTCAAATCAAAAAAAATTAAATTAGTAGAATTTGGTCGTGTTAAAACTTCCATTTTAGAGCACTTTAAGATAGAACAAACTGTATTATATGCAGATTTCTATTGGGACCATATACTTGAATTAATTAAAAATCATCAGTTTAAATCATCAACTATTTCAAAGTTTCCATCGACAAGACGTGATTTTGCTTTATTACTAGATGATAAAATCAAGTTTAGTCAAATTGAAGAAATTGCTAAGAAAACTGACAAAAAACTATTACAAACTGTCGATTTATTTGACGTCTACACAGGTAAAAATCTACCCGAAGGCAAAAAAAGTTATGCCGTGAGC contains the following coding sequences:
- a CDS encoding GLPGLI family protein gives rise to the protein MKHFLILFCCVFATTIQSQNFKGQAVYMSKTTVDLDNWGGNKMSEQQKKMIMERMKSMFEKTYILNFTKSESLYKEDEQLEAPGSRGFGMMGSFTAGPQYKNLSDQLLIQEQEFFGKRFLITDSLEQLQWKMTGETKKIGQYTVFKAIATKSVDEFDWRSMRRKKDDSEKKKDSIANKSNQDPFNQVEVPESIEITAWYTPQIPVSHGPSTYWGLPGLILEINADRTTILCKKIIINPQEEININKPEKGDIVTQTEYNKIIKKKMEEMREMYRGRRR
- a CDS encoding carboxypeptidase-like regulatory domain-containing protein, producing the protein MKLFLKLALYLVFSTSIAQVTFQGKVIDSLGTPLEMANVIAIDTTTKLMESYAITNKMGDFKLSLKSNQVYNIQASYVGMKTAEFNLTTKSESIKRDIKLYLDNALDEVQLVYEMPVEIRGDTLVYNADSFKNGTERKLEDILKKLPGIEVNDDGEIEVEGQRVQKVMVDGKDFFDGDSKLASKNIPSNAVDKVQVLKNYGEVGQLRGVQNNQDNYAINIKLKEGKENFWFGDIKAGGGYTEANGLYIFQPKLFYYSPNYSINFIGDVNNLGEVAFTRRDYFNFSGGFRMPSRQSGTNIDLGSNNLGFLSLQNDRAADIESQFAAANLSYSPKKTLDLSGFAIYSGNTTRIIENNSVIYTDNDLNIPDEITNNNTLQESQLGMLKLSAKYKPDVNNQLDYDVVAKTSREEQTQDFFSSVVGEIDQIEEINPFSINQNLNYYYTHNEDNIFAFEAQHLIQDEDPFYNAILRNKDSYVTTANGIGLDNLQSNYNVAQEKRVQSNQLDAKLDYWNILNKKSHLNLTVGSILSRQEFNSEIFQFLDDNSQFEPVPVNTDLSNINDITYNFTDLYLGVHYKLKSGIFTFTPGFSAHAYSWNNTQFNEKYKDDFYRILPDLNIRVQLKKSERIIFNYRMQTQFTDVTNLAEGLVLNRYNSLYSGNRALDNAFSHNVNLSYFSFNLFNYTNVFGSLNYNKRIDQIRNLTNFESVIRTNSPFNSDFADENFSANGRFQRSFGKLRASVGGNFNYSKFNQFIQGERSVNENYSQTYNAELRTNFRDAPNFEIAYRYSIQDNDQGNRRTKFYTNSPSVSFDALIFKTLTFKTDYAYNNFSDEDGTLNSFEFWNASLSYRKNADSKLEYELKATNLLDTDRQSQSTNSNISVSASEYFIQPRFISFRLIYSL
- a CDS encoding DUF2059 domain-containing protein produces the protein MKKLVLLAMLCVVSFGFAQDVDSAHLKDAVKMMKMSNNTVETALEPLYMQIPEDKVADFKKDLQPVLDDMYEKLAKKAIEVYSHEEIKAMLEFYNTDLGKKMLEGQDEIFQASMQIGQEMSMEMMPIFQKYMQN
- the glyA gene encoding serine hydroxymethyltransferase — translated: MKDKAVLDLIFAEEERQKNGLELIASENFVSQDVLAAAGSVLTNKYAEGYPGKRYYGGCEVVDQVEDLAKDRLKKLFNADYANVQPHSGSQANTAVFSVVLKPGDKILGFDLAHGGHLTHGSPVNFSGKLYQPVFYGVDENTGLIDYNQVREVAVKEKPQLIIAGASAYSREIDYKKFREIADEVGALLLADMAHPAGLIATGLLQSPVEHCHIVTSTTHKTIRGPRGGIILMGKDFENPFGLKLKSGKLKKMSSLLDSGVFPGNQGGPLEHIIAAKAVAFGEALTDDFLHYQKQVVKNAQAMATEFVAKDYKLISGGTDNHMMLIDLRNKNITGKEAEAALGKAGITVNKNMVPFDTQSPFVTSGIRVGTPAVTTRGLLEADMKQVVNFIDQAIINYQDEAILEQIKQDVHLMMSEKPLFQENVTI
- the fahA gene encoding fumarylacetoacetase → MSLEANNPNRETWLDISENTDFPIQNIPFGVFLTRDDIITIGTRIGDYAIDLGALHQLGYFDGIPLTDDIFLQDTLNDFIADGRKTWRSVRNRIAEIFDKKNDVLKNNEEHRKIILFTLDEIEMQMPVQVGDYTDFYSSKEHATNVGKMFRDPDNALLPNWLHMPVGYHGRSSSIVPSGIPLHRPQGQKLPKGADKPIYGPSRLLDFELEMAFVTTAGNHLGEPIRVNEAEDYIFGMVIFNDWSARDIQKWEYVPLGPFLGKNFGSSVSPWIVTLDALEPFRTEGPKPEQELLPYLQSEGKKSFDIDLEVAIRPDKEPEETVVSRSNFKYMYWNMSQQLAHHTVNGCNINSGDMLASGTISGPTPDSYGSMLELSWRGSKPLKLKNGQERKFIEDHDTVIMRAHCHNHEVRIGFGEVSTKILPVFKD
- the pheT gene encoding phenylalanine--tRNA ligase subunit beta, which translates into the protein MKISYNWLKQFIKTDASAEETEQLLTNLGLEVEGISKYESIPGQLKGLIVGEVIECQQHPNADRLKLTQVNLGSKTVQIVCGAPNVAKGQKVPVATVGTTLYNADEPWTIKKGKLRGEVSEGMICAEDEIGLGASHDGIMVLDEKLEVGTPLSQIFEVEVDDVFEIGLTPNRADAMSHWGVARDLRAGLIQKEINTAIDTPSTSNFHVEDRSKRISVEVKNPKLAPRYSSVSISGVSVKPSPDWLQNRLKAIGIKPINNIVDTTNYVMHELGQPLHAFDADFIKDQKIIVKTVEKGTKFTTLDGVERELDSEDLMICDAEKPLCIAGVYGGLNSGVKDNTTSVFLESAYFNSVSIRKTAKRHGLNTDASFRYERGIDPNITKYALRRAAILIQQLAGGKVSSDVDDFYPKKIEDFQVFLSFDKINRLIGEDIHTETIKSILASLEIKVNNVTESGLGLTIPAYRVDVQREVDVIEEILRVYGYNSIDTDSKFTVSVANTSKFDDYKIQNLIANQLVAQGFSETMANSLTKSSYIELSEQINEHHNVNIINPLSQDLSVLRQSMLFSGLESVSYNLNRNNLDLKLFEFGKTYHKYKNHEEHKHLSLFLTGNRTPDSWLNTQKPTDFFYLKGIIESILERLNIDFNIVASTDNDCISEGVLFKSKKIKLVEFGRVKTSILEHFKIEQTVLYADFYWDHILELIKNHQFKSSTISKFPSTRRDFALLLDDKIKFSQIEEIAKKTDKKLLQTVDLFDVYTGKNLPEGKKSYAVSFNFRDEHKTITDKQVDKIMNKLQQQFEKQLNASLR